The following is a genomic window from Candidatus Methylomirabilota bacterium.
GAACCCGCAGACGGGCGAGCCCATCAAGATCCCCGCGAAGCGCGTCTGCAAGTTCCGTCTCGCCAAGAGCCTGAAGGACGCGGTGCTTGGCAAGAAGTAGACCGCGGGCGAGACTCCCGGAGGATTCTTCCCGCACGGGGACCGGCGCCGCCCCCTCGCTCTCCGCGGCGACCGTCCCCCGGGTCTGGCAGGGCATCGGCTACCGTCCGCTGCCCGACCCCGCGCAGGCCCGGCCGCTCTTCGACTACGCCGCCCTCCCGTGGCCCGCGCGCGACGTCGCGTTCGCCTGGGGCGCCGCCGACGGCGGCGACCGGCTGATCGGCGCAGCCGTCGTGGAGCGGAGCGGCACCGCCGCCATGCTCGACGGGCCCGTCATCGTGGCCGGCGACGACCCGCTCGAGGTCGCCGCTCAGCTCGTCGCCGCCGTCCTCGACCACGCCACCGCCGCCGGCGTCCGGACCGTCTACGCGCGTCCCCAGGGCCTCGATCGCGTCTGGGTCCGCTTCGGCTTCATCCCGGTGCCCGAGAGCACGCTGCCGGCGGGTCTCGCCGGCCGCCCGGGCGCCGGCCTCTTCGCGTGGCGCGGCGGCAGCGCGCTCTGGACGCTCCGCGAAGAGCCCGCGGGCGTCTAGGCATGCGCGTCGTCGCGATCGCCGGGGGGACCGGCGCCGCCAAGCTCCTGCGGGGCCTCGCGGCCCTGCCAGACGCCCGCGACCTGACCGTCGTCGGCAACACGGGCGACGACACCGAGATCTGGGGCCTCCACGTCTCGCCGGACCTCGACACGGTGACGTACGCGCTCGCCGGCCGGCTCGACACCGGGCGCGGCTGGGGGCTCGCCGGCGAGACGTTCCGCTGTCTCGAGGCGATGGGCGACCTGGGCGCCGAGACGTGGTTCAACCTCGGCGACCGCGACCTCGCCACGCACATCGCCCGCACGCGCGCCCTCCGCGCGGGGGCGCCGCTGTCGGCCGTCACCGCCGAGCTCGCGCGCCGCCTGGGCGTCGCGGCGCGCGTCCTGCCGATGAGCGACGACCCGGTGCGCACGCGCGTCCGCACGCCCGACGGGTGGCTGTCCTTCCAGGAGTACTTCGTGCGCGAGAAGGCGCAGGTCCAGGTGCTGGACGTCGAGTACGCCGGCGCCGGCGCGGCGCGCCCCGCGCCCGGCGTCCTCGAGGCGATCCGCGACGCCGAGCGCGTCGTGGTCTGCCCGTCGAACCCCGTCACCTCCGTCGGTCCCGTGCTCGCCGTGCCCGGCCTCACCGACGCCCTCGCGGCGACGCGCGCCCGCGTCGTCGCCGTGAGCCCCATCGTGGGCGGCGCGGCCGTGAGCGGCCCGGCCGGCGAGCTGATGCGCGCCCGCGGGCTCGCGGTCTCACCCCTCGGCGTCGCGGGCGCCTACGCGCCCTGGCTCGACGCGCTCGTCCTCGACCGGCGCGACGCGGCGTGCGCCGGGGAGCTGGCGAAGCTCGGCGTGCGCGCGGTGCCCGGCGACATCCTCATGACCGACGGCCAGCGCGAGGTCGCCCTCGCGCGCGTGGTCCTCGCGGCATGAATCCCCGGGGCGTCACCGTCTGCGCCGTGCCGGTGAAGGACCTCGCGAACGCCAAGCAGCGTCTGGTGCCGGCGCTCGGCCCGGCGGAGCGCCGCGCGCTGGCGGGGGCGATGCTGCGCGACGTGCTCGCCGCCCTCGCCGGCTCCGGGCTCGACGCGGTCTGGGTGGTCACGCGCGACCCCGAGGTGTTCGCGATCGCGCGCGGCCTGCGCGTGGAGGCGCTCGCACCGGCGGAGGAGGAGAACTCGAGCCACACCGCCGCGGTCGCGTTCGCCCAGGCCGAGGCCGCGCGCCGCGGCGCGCGCGCGTTCCTCACCGTCCCCGGCGACGTGCCGGCCGCGACGCCCGCGGAGATCCGCGCGCTGGCGGGCGCCGCCGGACCCGGCGCACCCGCCTTCGTCCCCTCGCGCTCCGGGCACGGCACGAACGGCGTCGCCCTGGCGCCGCCCGCCGCGATGCCACTCAAGTTCGGCGAGCCGTCGTTCGAGAACCACCTCAGCGCGGCGCGCGCGGGCGGGCTCGAGCCGCGCGTGCTCCGGCTCCGCGGCCTCGGGCTCGACGTGGACGCGCCGGAGGACCTCGCGGCGCTCGTCCGCGAGGCGCCCGACACGGAGAGCGCGCGCCTCGTCCGCGCGTGGTCGCGCCCGTGACCCCGCCGCCGCGCTACGAGGTGATCGGCGTCACGGGCATCCCCGAGGTCCGGCCAGGCGATGACCTCGCACGCCTCATCGTCGAGGCCGCGGGACGCCAGGCGACGCCGCTCGCCGCGGGCGACCTCCTCGTCGTCGGGCAGAAGATCGTCTCGAAGGCCGAGGGCCGGCTGGTCCGCCTCGCCGACGTGACGCCGTCGGCCGTCGCCCAGTCCATGGCCGCGGGCCTCGCGCGCGACGCCCGGCTCGTCGAGGTGATCCTCCGCGAGTCGCGGCGGGTGGTGCGCATGGACCAGGGCGTGCTCATCACCGAGACGCACCACGGCTGGGTCTGCGCGAACGCGGGTGTCGACCAGTCGAACGTGGACGCCGAGTGCGTGGCGCTCCTGCCCGAGGACCCCGACGGCTCGGCGCGCGCCCTGCGCGAGGCGATCCGCGCGCGCGGGGGGCCGGACGTGCTCGTGATCGTCGCCGACACCTTCGGCCGCCCCTGGCGCGAAGGCCTCACCAACGTCGCGATCGGCCTCGCCGGCTTCGCGCCGCTCAGGAGCTATCTCGGCGAGCGCGACCCCGCCGGCCGCCCGCTCCAGGCGACGATCCTGGCGCTCGCCGACGAGCTCGCAGCGGCGGCCGAGCCCGTGATGGGCAAGCTCGACCGGATCCCGGTCGCGATCGTCCGCGGCCTCCGGCTGACGCCCGCCGAGGAGGGCTCGAAGCCCCTCCTGCGCGACCCCGCCCGGGACCTGTTCCGGTGAAAATAGCGATCCTCGGCGGCACCGGGAACGAGGGCGCCGGGCTCGGCGCGCGCTGGGCGCTCGCGGGCCACGCGATCGTCATCGGCTCCCGCGACCCCGAGCGCGCGAAAACGAAGGCGGCCGAGCTGCGCGAGCTGACGCGGAAGATGCCGATCATGGGCGAGTCGAACGCCGAGGCCGCGCGCCTCGGCGGGGTCGTCGTGATCGCGCTGCCCGCGGCGGGGCTCGCGGCCACGCTCCCCGAGGTCCGGGAGGCCTGCCGCGGCAAGGTCGTGGTGAGCACGGTCGTGCCGCTCACCTTCGGCGGCCCCCGCCTCTTCACGCCGCCGCCGGCGGGCTCGGCCGCGGAGGAAGCTCAGGCGCTCCTGCCCGAGGCGAAGGTCGTGGCCGCGTTCCACCACATCGCCGCCCACGAGCTCGCGGAGACGGACCACCCGATCGACTGCGATCTGCTCCTCTGCGGCGCCGACGCGGGCGCCAAGGACACCGTCGCCGAGCTCGGGCACTCGCTCGGCCTGCGCCCGATCGACGTGGGCCCCCTCACGAACGCCGGGCCGATCGAGGCGATCACGGCCGTCCTCGCGACCATCAACCGCCGCTACAAGGTCAAGAACGCCGGCATCAAGATCACCGGGCTCTGAGGCGCCCGCGGCGCCTCACGCCGCGCGCGAGATCGCGAGCCCGAGGTAGACGATCACCACCGCGAGCAGGAGCACGAGGTGGCCGAGCCACGCGATCGCGCGGAGCACGGGCGCCGGTTCCTCGCCGGCCGCGAGTGCCTTGGCGAGCCGCGGGACCAGCGCGAAGTCGCGCTGGCCCGCGAGGGCCACCGCCACGAGGACGAGAACGAACTTCACCGCCAGCGTGAGGGCGACGCCGCTCGCCATGACACGCTCGAGCGGGCCGAGCCGCGTGACGTTGTAGAACCCCGTCAGCACGACGAGCGCGATCGCCGTCCACGCGACCCGCCGGCCACGGGCCGCGGCGTCGGCGAAGGGCCGGGCGGCGCCGCGGCGCGCCGCCGGCAGGAGCACGTGCGACTCGTACATGAGCCCGCCGACCCACACGACGGCGGCGAGCACATGGAGCCAGAGGACGAGGAGGTTCAGGGTCACGGCCGGCCGTCCGTGAGGGCCGTGACTGCGGCGTCCACGTCGGCGAAGCTCGGGAACAGGAGGTCGGGCGCGCACGCGGCGAGCTCGCCGGCGGGGTACTGCCCCGTCGCCACCGCGACGGCCACCGCGCCGCACGCGCGCGCGCAGTCCACGTCGTGCGGCGTGTCACCGATGATCGTGAGGCGGTCGAAGCCGAAGGCGTGACCGGTGAGCCGCTGCGCGCGCTCGCGGGCGATCAGCGGCAGGCGCCGGCGATCGATGTCGTCCGAGCCGAAGGCCCCGACGCGGAAGTGCGGCAGGAGTCCCGTGGCCCCGAGCTTCAGGCGCGCGCCGGGCTCGATGTTGCCGGTGACGAG
Proteins encoded in this region:
- the cofD gene encoding 2-phospho-L-lactate transferase — protein: MRVVAIAGGTGAAKLLRGLAALPDARDLTVVGNTGDDTEIWGLHVSPDLDTVTYALAGRLDTGRGWGLAGETFRCLEAMGDLGAETWFNLGDRDLATHIARTRALRAGAPLSAVTAELARRLGVAARVLPMSDDPVRTRVRTPDGWLSFQEYFVREKAQVQVLDVEYAGAGAARPAPGVLEAIRDAERVVVCPSNPVTSVGPVLAVPGLTDALAATRARVVAVSPIVGGAAVSGPAGELMRARGLAVSPLGVAGAYAPWLDALVLDRRDAACAGELAKLGVRAVPGDILMTDGQREVALARVVLAA
- the cofC gene encoding 2-phospho-L-lactate guanylyltransferase, encoding MNPRGVTVCAVPVKDLANAKQRLVPALGPAERRALAGAMLRDVLAALAGSGLDAVWVVTRDPEVFAIARGLRVEALAPAEEENSSHTAAVAFAQAEAARRGARAFLTVPGDVPAATPAEIRALAGAAGPGAPAFVPSRSGHGTNGVALAPPAAMPLKFGEPSFENHLSAARAGGLEPRVLRLRGLGLDVDAPEDLAALVREAPDTESARLVRAWSRP
- a CDS encoding CopD family protein — its product is MTLNLLVLWLHVLAAVVWVGGLMYESHVLLPAARRGAARPFADAAARGRRVAWTAIALVVLTGFYNVTRLGPLERVMASGVALTLAVKFVLVLVAVALAGQRDFALVPRLAKALAAGEEPAPVLRAIAWLGHLVLLLAVVIVYLGLAISRAA
- the cofE gene encoding coenzyme F420-0:L-glutamate ligase codes for the protein MVAPVTPPPRYEVIGVTGIPEVRPGDDLARLIVEAAGRQATPLAAGDLLVVGQKIVSKAEGRLVRLADVTPSAVAQSMAAGLARDARLVEVILRESRRVVRMDQGVLITETHHGWVCANAGVDQSNVDAECVALLPEDPDGSARALREAIRARGGPDVLVIVADTFGRPWREGLTNVAIGLAGFAPLRSYLGERDPAGRPLQATILALADELAAAAEPVMGKLDRIPVAIVRGLRLTPAEEGSKPLLRDPARDLFR
- the npdG gene encoding NADPH-dependent F420 reductase; translation: MKIAILGGTGNEGAGLGARWALAGHAIVIGSRDPERAKTKAAELRELTRKMPIMGESNAEAARLGGVVVIALPAAGLAATLPEVREACRGKVVVSTVVPLTFGGPRLFTPPPAGSAAEEAQALLPEAKVVAAFHHIAAHELAETDHPIDCDLLLCGADAGAKDTVAELGHSLGLRPIDVGPLTNAGPIEAITAVLATINRRYKVKNAGIKITGL